ATGAATTATATTTGCAACTACATATTGCTACTTTATTATTGAAGAACACCACTACTTTATTATGAATCATGAATCATTGACTCTTAAAGTAATAAACATCAATTAATCAATTGTTATATCATAATCAGAATTTACTTATACATATCTCACTTATTTTAAGGCCAGAGCACATCAATATATATGTGCAAAGGACTCCCCTAAGACCACCCATACCTATATATCATATCAAAGTATACAATAAGAATCAcgaaattaaaacaataaaagagaaagaaattaaaaagtaatttaaggaCAAAAGACAATATCATAATTAGTTCCCCCCATACAAGTGAATGTGCTAGTTGCATCATCTTTAGGGTAACTATATGTATAAGGACACCTATCTTTGAAGAACTTAGAATAAGTAGTTGGAGAACACGTGGCAGAACCAGAGGTACAACAATATTCAGTTGTATTAAACTTAGTACAAGGATTGTGGCATCCACCTATAACTTTTAGTTGAGTAGGACATTCTCCGTTTATATTGGCGCTACAATTAACGCTTCCACAAGCGTTAATAGACGGCGTCAATTGAATTGGAATGTTGAAACCTTCTACAAGCGAAATATCGTAGAAATCGAGGTCATTATACATATTCAAAGAAATTTCTACAACTGTGTTTGGTGGTGTACCAACAGTTGTACATTCAAGAGTATTGTTACAATCACCCGTTTGGCACTTTCCAATACCAAAATTGTCGAAAGTGCAATTGGTTCGACCCCATATTCTTGCGTTCCTTGTACCATTGGTCATGTTCATGTTCCATGATTCTCCAGGGTTAAGCCTTATGCCGCCGCCAGGAACGGCGGCGGGCCATATGGTGTAGTTGCATTTGTTAGTGATGTTGAATTTGCCGGCTTGTGCTGCCGCGATGGAGCTTATGGCGATGAAAAGGAAGATGGAGAGATTTTTTTTCATGATGATGGACATTTTTTATGGAGAGTTGAAGAAAAATGTATGGGAGGtaggttttatatataaagtacttataataattatttggtTTGATTCGTTCAgcatgaatatgttgaaaaagaaaaatgttgtttgtttttgaaaattcatATGTATAGGTTATGACATAGAAGACAAGTCAAGTTGTTTAATATAATTACCTAACATTTGTAGAAACGTAATAGTATATAGTGGCTTAACAAAATTGGTCACGTTAATTAAAACAGGTTTTTAGCCGTGATTGTGGAAAGCTGGTTAATTAACTAGCGTCAGAATTTTTCCTGCCTCCATTGGTTAAAAAGTCACCTTCACCCAAagttcaacttatttttttggACCGAAAAattcaactttatttattttcattacaTGGTGTAAGTGGAAAAAATGTTTGGTCTACACTTATAGAGATGTATATAGTTTGAgaaataaatagattaaaaatataaagggAATGATGTAATAAATGTAATATATTGATAatgtaatataaaaaagaaagataaaaaataataatgtattgaATGAGTGTATGATTAAAAAATAGAGGTGTATTACTTATACAATTACAAAAGGGGAAGAGAAGGAAGAAAATTGCATGACTTCACCCAAccaaaaaatgaatattaaggGAGAATTTATGACTTTTCTTCTGACCACGTCACAACAAATGAATGTGAAGGACATACTAGTACTAGTAATAATAAGATAGGAGGAACAACCATGGCAAACTAGTTTTAACACGTTGTAAGaattaagaatataaaaaaGTTCTAGTCtactatttagtaaaaaaaaaaaaactagtctACATTCTACACGCCGTATATCAATTAGACAAGAAAGTTACTTTGAATCTCTTTAACATTTACAAACTATCCAATTGATGCTAGGATTTATATCCAAAGCACGAATTATTTTATGTCCCATTTCGCATGATTAATTggaaaatattaatctaataatCAAGAATTAATAGTTTAGGAAACATGTAAATTTGAAGTAGGTATAAACGAAATTGGAATTGATGCAGTAAAAATACGAAAAAACTTATAGTAGAAGTCACATTTGAATTTTGGGCACGTAGAGAGCTGAAAGATGGAAAACGAACGATGAAAacttgaataaaataaaagtcaatggtTGGGTAAAACATGGGCAAAAGTCTTGAATCTTATCTTAAATAAAATCTTCGAGTTTCTTTCATCGTGATCTTCTAGTAATAGGGTAggtgaatattaattttttgaagttttcatgTCTTATTCGCTTCCGTTGCGTGTAAATGAAATATGTAGTAAAATGCAAAATTGCAGTTATTTTTCCTCCTCCTCCtctcattcttcttcttttatttttctccatATGAAATACTAATGAACTCGAACATAATTAAAAGGTCTCAAATTTTGAACTACTCCATACAGATTGCAATTTTGTATCTTCtaccatttattttaaaatatttgggtttttgtttttctcttagatttttaaattaaaaaacattaatgataaaaaatatcttaaataataTGGTATATCTTATAATTGGAATAATCAACCCttatgatattataaaaaaaccagcttatgatattataaaaaacaacattaaaaatttaattaatattgtgtAAGTATGAGATTAATTAATCTATCTAAATGATTCTACATAATTTAATTGTAtctcatataatttaaaatatatcactctataatttaaaatatgtaatatcAATTATcgataattaaataaagtttGATATTATATGCATATGAACTATTCATTTATTcactttattaaataatcaatttaattgaaTCAAATTCATATAGACTAGATATGAAGtgactaaataaattttaaaa
This region of Cicer arietinum cultivar CDC Frontier isolate Library 1 chromosome 8, Cicar.CDCFrontier_v2.0, whole genome shotgun sequence genomic DNA includes:
- the LOC105851085 gene encoding protein P21-like: MSIIMKKNLSIFLFIAISSIAAAQAGKFNITNKCNYTIWPAAVPGGGIRLNPGESWNMNMTNGTRNARIWGRTNCTFDNFGIGKCQTGDCNNTLECTTVGTPPNTVVEISLNMYNDLDFYDISLVEGFNIPIQLTPSINACGSVNCSANINGECPTQLKVIGGCHNPCTKFNTTEYCCTSGSATCSPTTYSKFFKDRCPYTYSYPKDDATSTFTCMGGTNYDIVFCP